From one Populus alba chromosome 17, ASM523922v2, whole genome shotgun sequence genomic stretch:
- the LOC118046128 gene encoding cyclin-dependent protein kinase inhibitor SMR6, whose amino-acid sequence MGFSKKTQVDSGLDSEGKKWVIAGIAIRTSLKPVNTKSRVKDCDGDEEEEFSTTPTAKEARIPERLPCPPAPRKRRPSSRCNYSGVREFFTPPDLETVFKCYVEKAN is encoded by the coding sequence ATGGGTTTTTCAAAGAAGACACAGGTGGATTCAGGTTTGGACTCTGAAGGGAAGAAATGGGTGATCGCCGGAATAGCAATAAGGACTTCACTGAAGCCGGTAAACACGAAATCAAGAGTGAAAGATTGCGATGGTGACGAAGAGGAGGAGTTTTCTACTACGCCAACAGCCAAAGAGGCAAGAATACCGGAGAGATTGCCATGCCCGCCTGCTCCAAGGAAGCGGCGGCCGTCTTCAAGGTGTAACTACAGTGGTGTTAGGGAGTTCTTTACTCCTCCAGATTTGGAAACAGTGTTTAAATGTTATGTTGAGAAAGCAAATTGA